A stretch of DNA from Diospyros lotus cultivar Yz01 chromosome 14, ASM1463336v1, whole genome shotgun sequence:
GATTTTGCAAATTagggatgattttttttcttattcttctatcCTATCCTCTATATAAATCGTGTTTATGAAATAGAATGAGTTTTTTTTGCCAAACTTTTACAAAAAACCAAAGAAgactcaacaaaataaaaaattaaaaaagaagtctTAGGGTATTTAGATCCTTTCAACCGAGAGTTCAAATCAGTTTGTCTTCCAAGTTCCATCAAGACCAGAAACTGACCAGATTGTATCCCTTTATATGTCCTCTGTGTGTTATGTTATAATTGTATGAACTTATAAActagtataaaatataaatgaaaaatggtatctCATCCTTTGTTAAATTTGCAAGtttcattcttatttagttttttttagtgattgttttttttaatagtttatattttttatgcttataaaagtttatactctttattttatttatatacgCTTCACTTTGCTTAAGAGTATCCTTTGCTTTGCACTTGAGCTTTGTAGGCCTTCTGCGTGTAAGTGGGCTTAGTGCTTTTCAAAACACTCACAAGAAGGCGTAAATTTTTCCTAGTACAAACATTTCACTTTGACAAGCTTGCAGTTAAGATCTTGCTTGAAAGTAAATTATGGCTGATGGTACTGGTGTTAAATGCACTTTGATTCACATAGTTTCTGTTACACATGCAAATGATGATGCCAAACTGAAGGTCCTAGAGCTGTGAAGCTTCTTTTCTCTATGCAGTCTCTTCATTAAGCTTAACTGACGTCTAGTTTTATTTAGaacaggaaagaaagagagctGATAAAAGGACCGATGATGAGTTTTCACTGGATTCTCTTTTTTATATGACAGATTATCTAGCGATCAATTTTCGTTGCCTTTATTTGTATACCATTTGTCAGTCTCCCCTCCCTCTCTTCATGGGAGGCTGAAAATTGCAATTTTCTAGTGAGTAGTTTTTGATACTTTGCCAACTTTGGTCTTAAGTATAAGCTATAGCTTGTGTGCCATTTGAGGACTTCGCTTTTTCACTGTTCTTATAGAAGATATATGTTTTTCCATTAGTGCATGGTTGTCAACCTCCCATAGATCTTGACTCATCCTTGCTTTGTCTTTTACCTTGTCACCTACAaattttttcattgtttttcttttggtaCTCTATTCAAGTAAGGCATATGTCCAATCCTTGCAGGTGTTCTGTTTAGAGCATAGAAGCTACAATAAACACCAATGTCCAAACGGCAACAAACATGATGTAACTGTTGTTATTTGTCCACTCTGTGCAAAAGGAGTTCGCCTGATTCCTGATCAAGACCCAAACATTACTTGGGAGTCTCATGTCAATACTGATTGTGACCCATCAAATTATGAAAAAGCTACCAAGAAGCAAAAATGCCCCGTCCGTGGATGCAGAGAGGTCCTAACATTCTCAAACACAGTCAAGTGCCGGGATTGCACTGTAGATCATTGCCTGAAGCATCGGTTAGGCCCTGACCATAATTGTCCTGGACCCAAGAAACCAGAGTCAGGTTTCCAGTTTATGAGTTATTTAAACAGGAGTAGAAAAGAAGAGCCAAAATCCAGCAGGATTGCAGCCACATCTTCATCCAAGTGGTCTACAAGCCTCCTAAATGCGGCCTCAAGCTTCCGAGCCACAGCCGAAGCTGGAATAGCAAAATTGAGTAATGAATTCAACCAAAAGTTGCAGACGGGGAAGGATGGAGCGGCGCGGAGCAGCAGCAGTAGCTGGAACACTCCAGGTCAGGTAGAGCAGTGTCCACAGTGCAAGGCAACATTTTCTTCTGTCATAACCCTGGTGGAACACGTGGAGAAAGTTCATGAAAGGAGTGGCAGTCGAACTGGTTTTGAGAAGGCAACGATCGATGCATGTCCCAAGTGTAGCAGAGGTTTTGTTGACCCTGTGTCACTTGTCGAGCATATTGAGAGGGAACATGGGGGCACTTCGAAAGCTTAGAAGCAGCACAGCCAGTAAAAGAAAAGACTTTGAACTGCACATTTTCCCTAAGGACGGTTACAGTTCCGGAAAagatcaatttataattttggtTCTGTTGTGGCTTCCATTGCTTCAAAGCTTACTCAAACGGTAAATGTCTTGCCAAAATTGTTGATTTTCAGTATTGCTTTGATTGTAGTGAACATCCGAGGGATCATGGCACATGATTTTGTGTTAAGAGTGGAATAGTGATGTTTAAATGGGTTGGTCCACCATGAAATATCCCATCCTGGCCAAATATGAAATATCCACACTGTGGGATGATCCTGATCCTCACCCTGGTCCTGCTACGTTACCAAATTGTATTTCTAAACATATTCCATTGTAAACTATATTTAGTTGGCACTAGAAAACACATTCCATCGCCATGACTCGATTATTGTGTTCtcattttgtgaaatttttaaaggtgtattctattcttttcttttttgagatagaaaaacaattaaataacTCCTGCCCCATAAGTTGCTTAATCATGTATGTGATGGAAAGCTGCAGCCAATACCATCATAACGATGGAGGAGTTATTATTGCACTTGAATGCTTATGCCATTGCCATGCTTGCCGGCTCAGCATGCCTTCTGCCACCTTTGTATTTATTTCGCATTcttttttcattctttgtttCTCAGAATGAAGTGCTTTCATTTTTTActaaaagaatgaaaaataaactttatgTTTATAATGTTGTCATTCGATAACTTATTTATATTAGTAAAAGTATCGGTCCCACAAAAGGTAACTAGTTGGTCATTGAAGAATTTAGAGACTAAGTCAGTAAGAATATTttgctaaaaattaaattgatgaaAAGGATTATTAATGAGTGAAGGGGAAATGAGAATATGAGcaattcaaaacacaaaatttaaataaaaaggcCATTGTTGTTTGAGTccaaaattccaaacaaatatttatatatagagagagagagagaaagagagagaaggtgaTATTTATAGGATTAAAGCCTTAAAGGTGTTGTTAATATTCTTGAGATTTAATGTTATATTGTGATTTTTCTCTTGTTATTagttaattatcattaaatattaaaaattaattaaaatacccttatgtttaaagataatttttttttcttttttatttctctattttcttaaGTCTTTCCTCTATTTATCTGTCTCCCTTTCTCTTGACTAGGGGTAGTAACGATAATAACAACAgtcatttatctttttttaagaCTTTAATTATATTGTCAATCATTTtaggttttaaattttaaatttgaaactatttttttatatttggatgatcattacaaatatgaaataatctaAATGACAAGGCAATTTGGCAGAGATAGCAACATAAGTAAATCTTTATCTCTCTCCATGTCTTTATTCCCCTCTTATGAAATGGATTTGGATTCATCATCCTTCTAAATCTagacaatcatttcaaattagAATAGTGGGATAAGGACGATTGTTCACCACTAATAGTGGTGAACAATAAATCAATTTCTCTTTTTGTGATAAATTTAGACTAATTTGGGATCATCATTTCTTTGTGTCCTTCATTGGTGATGAACCCAAATGATTGGGTTTAATCTAAATGAAAATAGATAATTTGGgttcattacaaaaaaattaaagtaatttaaattaaacatatctTTCTCATTTGTCATGAATTTAGATTTCAGTGAAtgattgaaattatttaaattcatatgCGGTAAAACTAAATGATGGATCCATTCTCAATAGACGCATATATAGTAAACTAGTTTAAGTTCcaaatttattgttttctttttaaaggGTTGTTGGTAGCcattaattgattttattttattttttgataaatcaaaTTAGAGAAATATGAGAGAgatgaaaggtaaaataattatttaatcttttttttaataataaaaaatagttattgcTACTTCTCAAATGTAAAAAATGATTCTTATAATTTTGCAAAACCTCatagtattttttgtttttgtaatttacccttaatatattaatagaaatttaaacattttttttagaaaCAGGGCCAATTTAGTAATTTAATCGTCTGCCACCATCCCATCCGCTGTTACTTGCGAACATGTTCAATCATTTATTGCAAGCGTCCGGCCGGCCAAGCTCATTATAAGAATACTcatatgtatacacacacatatatatgtatatgagattaaaaataaagttcctcaaaaaatgagagaattaaCTTCAACTaagaaagtaaataaaaaataaaacagcttagtcaaggaaaaataaataaattttatatttaataaaaaacataaatttataattgtatatattttaagagttttaattttttaaataatattatttaatttatactaaACAACATTTACGTAgtaattcaaatataatgatattaGATTTATCCTATCAAATTGTTGTGTTGAaagaattaaatgaatgaattcatataattattatatttgaattacgTTATcagtattatttaatataaataaataaataatttatcataaaatatttaaatgttttatGTTCAAATGGGTGAAGCACCTAATGGCTTTTTGTTATacacataattataaattataattaaaattattagtcACCTTTTATCTAATCTCATAAATAAAAAACGAAATTAAGTATTATTTAAAAACACACAACGTTGTAAGTTGTAACATCTAAGTattgttaataaataaataaaagtatttggatttaaaaaatattttgtaaatatggAGAGTGATGGTTGCAtgtgtgtgtagagagagagagggagagagagaaagtataGTTGAGAGAGATAAACAAGGGAAGGTAGTTATATTGAGGgggtgggagagagagagattaaagtTGGAGGAAAGCTGGAGTTTCGGGCACAAGGTTGAAACCCTTTGGCGGACTGCCAGCCTCGGCCTGCGGTAACAGGCGTCCATCCGAGGAGGTAATTTGCATCCCTTTCCGCTCCCAATTTCATTCCCATTGTGCAATCCACACGGATTTCGATGCATGCATATGTTGTGATGTTCATTTCGCCATGTTCCATCTCAAAGACTTTCACAAATTGTAGCCTAATTGCATTCCCTCTGCAATCTAATGCGTCTACGCACAGATGTCAATTCTTGTGTTGTGATATTCGTATCACCAAGTTCAG
This window harbors:
- the LOC127791115 gene encoding zinc finger AN1 and C2H2 domain-containing stress-associated protein 16-like produces the protein MGTPAFPNLGKHCTVEDCKQIDFLPFTCDACHKVFCLEHRSYNKHQCPNGNKHDVTVVICPLCAKGVRLIPDQDPNITWESHVNTDCDPSNYEKATKKQKCPVRGCREVLTFSNTVKCRDCTVDHCLKHRLGPDHNCPGPKKPESGFQFMSYLNRSRKEEPKSSRIAATSSSKWSTSLLNAASSFRATAEAGIAKLSNEFNQKLQTGKDGAARSSSSSWNTPGQVEQCPQCKATFSSVITLVEHVEKVHERSGSRTGFEKATIDACPKCSRGFVDPVSLVEHIEREHGGTSKA